One genomic window of Actinoplanes lobatus includes the following:
- a CDS encoding rhamnogalacturonan acetylesterase, translating into MRRSRSLVLALTAVTAVGGVPAPAHAGGPRAIPGECSGTAPIVCHFDVAPGVYDVSVVLGNAEEAAVTGVRAEARRMMLGEIATEAGRYAHRSFAVDVREPEGEPTKVTSGTPGLTLTFTGSAPRVERVTVRPARRHGPTLFLAGDSTVCDQDTFPYTGWGQAIPQHLRRGVTVANYADSGESTGSFLAEPLLWATMLPRVGRGDVVLLQFGHNDKTTTAEDYRANLTRMITELRALHAKPVLVSPPVRRRFDATGHLDAVARHTNGLGVDLPAEMAAVAGEQAVPYIDLTADSAALVEGLGVEGSKPIYLYNELRDNTHFSEYGADQIGLLVLARLNELRLFPHASLRGPGASL; encoded by the coding sequence GTGCGGAGATCACGATCGCTCGTCCTGGCACTGACCGCCGTCACCGCTGTCGGCGGCGTTCCCGCCCCGGCCCACGCCGGTGGCCCGCGCGCCATCCCGGGGGAGTGCTCCGGTACCGCGCCGATCGTCTGCCACTTCGACGTCGCCCCCGGTGTGTACGACGTCTCGGTGGTCCTCGGCAATGCCGAGGAGGCCGCCGTCACCGGAGTCCGGGCCGAGGCCCGCCGGATGATGCTCGGTGAGATCGCCACCGAGGCCGGCCGGTATGCCCACCGCTCCTTCGCCGTCGACGTCCGCGAACCCGAGGGTGAACCGACCAAGGTCACCTCCGGCACTCCCGGCCTGACGCTGACCTTCACCGGCTCCGCGCCGCGGGTCGAGCGGGTCACGGTGCGCCCGGCCCGCCGCCACGGCCCGACCCTGTTCCTGGCCGGCGACTCGACGGTCTGCGACCAGGACACGTTCCCCTACACCGGCTGGGGGCAGGCGATCCCGCAGCACCTGCGGCGCGGCGTGACCGTGGCGAACTACGCCGACTCCGGCGAGAGCACCGGGTCCTTCCTCGCCGAGCCGCTGCTCTGGGCCACCATGCTGCCGCGGGTCGGGCGGGGTGACGTGGTGCTGCTGCAATTCGGCCACAACGACAAGACCACGACCGCCGAGGACTATCGCGCCAACCTCACCCGGATGATCACCGAGCTGCGTGCCCTGCATGCGAAGCCGGTGCTGGTGAGCCCGCCGGTGCGGCGCCGCTTCGACGCGACCGGGCATCTGGACGCGGTGGCCCGGCACACGAACGGTCTCGGCGTGGACCTGCCGGCGGAGATGGCCGCGGTCGCCGGCGAGCAGGCCGTGCCCTACATCGATCTGACCGCGGACAGCGCGGCGCTCGTCGAGGGCCTCGGCGTCGAGGGGTCCAAGCCGATCTACCTCTACAACGAGCTTCGCGACAACACCCACTTCTCCGAGTACGGGGCGGATCAGATCGGTCTGCTCGT
- a CDS encoding helix-turn-helix transcriptional regulator: MTLERRTELGKFLRSRRARLSPDELGLPRDTGQRRVPGLRREELARLAGVSVDHYVRLEQGRSLHFSAAVLDAVARALRLDPLERDHLYRLARPHTDPGPARPEQVRPGLLRLLASVPDVPAYIIGRDTDVLAWNDLAAALLTDFGALDPGQRNLARLIVLDEGMRNLYADWPAKLRDVTSYLRFGGARHLDDPKTRALVDELCAASPDFRAAWTAHDIKDKTHGGYAYRHPIVGELELGFETLRLPDDPDQALVVHTVEDGSPSQTALRLLAAWATEPARPPAR; this comes from the coding sequence ATGACCTTGGAACGGCGTACCGAGTTGGGTAAGTTCCTCCGGTCCCGGCGCGCCCGGTTGAGCCCGGACGAACTCGGTCTGCCCCGCGACACCGGTCAGCGCCGGGTCCCGGGTCTGCGGCGGGAGGAACTGGCCCGGCTCGCCGGGGTGAGCGTCGACCATTACGTTCGCCTCGAACAGGGCCGCAGCCTGCACTTCTCCGCGGCCGTGCTGGACGCGGTCGCCCGTGCCCTGCGCCTCGACCCGCTGGAGCGCGACCACCTCTACCGGCTGGCCCGGCCGCACACCGATCCGGGACCAGCGCGGCCCGAGCAGGTCCGGCCAGGTCTGCTGCGGCTGCTGGCGTCGGTGCCGGATGTCCCGGCCTACATCATCGGCCGGGACACCGACGTGCTGGCCTGGAATGATCTCGCCGCCGCCCTGCTCACCGATTTCGGCGCCCTCGACCCCGGTCAGCGCAACCTGGCCCGGCTGATCGTTCTCGACGAGGGCATGCGCAACCTCTACGCCGACTGGCCCGCCAAACTCCGCGACGTCACCTCCTACCTCCGGTTCGGCGGGGCGAGGCACCTGGACGACCCGAAGACCCGGGCGCTGGTCGACGAGCTCTGCGCGGCCAGCCCTGACTTCCGCGCGGCCTGGACCGCGCACGACATCAAAGACAAAACCCATGGCGGGTACGCCTACCGGCACCCGATCGTCGGCGAACTGGAACTGGGGTTCGAGACGCTGCGGCTGCCCGACGACCCGGACCAGGCACTGGTCGTCCACACCGTTGAGGACGGCTCGCCCTCGCAGACCGCGCTGCGGTTGCTCGCCGCGTGGGCCACCGAGCCGGCCCGCCCACCGGCACGCTGA
- a CDS encoding ATP-dependent Clp protease ATP-binding subunit, producing MFERFTDRARRVVVFAQEEARMLNHNHIGTEHLLLGLTRQREGVAAMVLERLGVSLEAVRQQVEEVIGQGQEPSGGHIPFTPRAKKVLETSLREALQLGHNYIGTEHLLLGLTREGDGVAAQVLDRMGADRDQVRRQVVQSVTGAGFGREPEEGRPSGVAAVSPVLDQFGRNLTQAAREGKLDPVIGRESEIERVMQVLSRRRKNNPVLIGEPGVGKTAVVEGLSQSIVKGEVPETLKDKQLYTLDLGALVAGSRYRGDFEERLKKVLKEIRVRGDVILFIDEIHNLVGAGAAEGAIDAASILKPMLARGELQTVGATTSDEWRKYVEKDGALERRFQPIVVGEPSLAHTIGILKGLRARYEAHHRVTFTDAALVAAATLADRYISDRFLPDKAIDLIDEAGARMRIRRLSTPPERLAFPDVVSEIDDEQIAEVLGNWTGIPVHRLTEEETTRLLGMEDELHKRVIGQDEPVRAVSRAIRRTRAGLKDPKRPSGSFIFAGPSGVGKTELSKALAEFLFGSEDALIQLDMSEFHDRYTVSRLVGAPPGYVGYDEGGQLTEKVRRKPFSVVLFDEIEKAHPDVFNTLLQILEDGRLTDGQGRIVDFKNTVIILTTNLGTRDVAKAVSLGFQASEAEESSYERMKIKVNDELKQHFRPEFLNRIDDTIVFHQLREAEILQIVDIFTARIEGQLRNKDMGLELTDNAKKYLAAKGFDPVLGARPLRRTIQRELEDTLSEQILFNELRPGQIVAVDYDDDRAGLVFRSAAPIESVGEELLPG from the coding sequence ATGTTCGAAAGATTCACCGACCGGGCTCGTCGGGTTGTCGTCTTCGCGCAGGAAGAGGCGCGGATGCTCAACCACAACCACATCGGCACGGAACATCTCCTGCTGGGTCTGACCCGCCAGCGCGAGGGCGTCGCCGCGATGGTCCTGGAGCGTCTCGGTGTCTCGCTGGAGGCGGTGCGGCAGCAGGTCGAGGAGGTCATCGGCCAGGGCCAGGAGCCATCGGGCGGGCACATCCCGTTCACCCCGCGGGCCAAGAAGGTTCTGGAGACATCGCTGCGGGAGGCGCTTCAGCTCGGCCACAACTACATCGGCACCGAGCACCTCCTGCTCGGGCTGACTCGTGAGGGCGACGGTGTGGCGGCCCAGGTGCTGGACAGGATGGGCGCCGACCGCGATCAGGTGCGCCGGCAGGTCGTCCAGTCGGTGACCGGCGCCGGTTTCGGCCGCGAGCCGGAGGAGGGCCGGCCGTCGGGCGTCGCGGCGGTGTCGCCGGTGCTGGACCAGTTCGGGCGCAACCTGACCCAGGCCGCCCGGGAGGGCAAACTCGACCCGGTCATCGGGCGGGAGAGTGAGATCGAGCGGGTCATGCAGGTGCTGTCCCGTCGGCGCAAGAACAATCCGGTGCTGATCGGCGAGCCGGGGGTCGGCAAGACCGCCGTGGTGGAGGGCCTGTCCCAGTCCATCGTCAAGGGCGAGGTGCCCGAGACGCTGAAAGACAAACAGCTGTACACGCTGGATCTCGGCGCGTTGGTGGCAGGCTCCCGCTATCGCGGCGACTTCGAGGAGCGCTTGAAGAAGGTGCTCAAGGAGATCCGGGTGCGTGGCGACGTCATCCTGTTCATCGACGAGATCCACAACCTGGTGGGCGCGGGCGCCGCCGAGGGTGCGATCGACGCCGCCTCGATCCTGAAACCGATGCTGGCCCGCGGCGAGTTGCAGACCGTCGGGGCGACGACCAGCGACGAGTGGCGTAAGTATGTGGAGAAGGACGGGGCGCTGGAGCGGCGTTTCCAGCCGATCGTGGTGGGTGAGCCGTCGCTGGCGCACACCATCGGGATCCTCAAGGGTCTGCGCGCCCGCTATGAGGCCCATCATCGGGTCACGTTCACCGACGCGGCGCTGGTCGCGGCCGCGACTCTGGCCGACCGGTACATCTCGGACCGGTTCCTGCCGGACAAGGCGATCGACCTGATCGACGAGGCCGGCGCCCGGATGCGGATCCGCCGTCTGAGCACGCCACCCGAGCGGCTCGCCTTCCCGGACGTGGTTTCCGAGATCGATGACGAGCAGATCGCCGAGGTGCTGGGCAACTGGACCGGCATTCCGGTCCACCGGTTGACCGAGGAGGAGACGACCCGCCTGCTGGGCATGGAGGACGAGTTGCACAAGCGCGTCATCGGCCAGGACGAGCCGGTGCGGGCCGTCTCGAGGGCAATCCGGCGGACCCGGGCCGGATTGAAGGATCCGAAGCGCCCCTCCGGTTCGTTCATTTTCGCGGGCCCGTCCGGCGTGGGTAAGACGGAGCTGTCCAAGGCGCTCGCCGAGTTCCTGTTCGGTTCCGAGGATGCGCTGATCCAGCTGGACATGTCCGAGTTCCACGACCGTTACACGGTGTCCCGCCTGGTCGGTGCGCCTCCCGGTTACGTGGGTTACGACGAGGGTGGCCAGCTGACCGAGAAGGTGCGGCGCAAGCCGTTCTCGGTGGTGCTGTTCGACGAGATCGAGAAGGCGCACCCGGATGTGTTCAACACGCTTCTGCAGATCCTGGAGGACGGTCGGCTGACCGACGGTCAGGGCCGGATCGTGGACTTCAAGAACACGGTCATCATCCTGACCACCAACCTCGGCACGCGGGATGTGGCGAAGGCGGTGTCGCTGGGCTTCCAGGCGTCGGAGGCCGAGGAGTCGTCGTACGAGCGGATGAAGATCAAGGTCAACGACGAGCTGAAGCAGCACTTCCGCCCGGAGTTCCTGAACCGTATCGATGACACGATCGTCTTCCACCAGCTGCGGGAGGCGGAGATCCTGCAGATCGTCGACATCTTCACGGCGCGGATCGAGGGCCAGCTCCGGAACAAGGACATGGGTCTGGAGCTGACCGACAACGCCAAGAAGTATCTGGCGGCCAAGGGCTTCGACCCGGTGCTCGGCGCCCGTCCGCTGCGCCGGACCATCCAGCGCGAGTTGGAGGACACGCTGTCCGAGCAGATCCTCTTCAACGAGCTGCGCCCCGGCCAGATCGTCGCGGTGGACTACGACGACGATCGGGCCGGGCTGGTCTTCCGCAGCGCGGCTCCCATCGAGTCAGTGGGGGAGGAGCTCCTGCCCGGCTAA